The Thioalkalivibrio thiocyanodenitrificans ARhD 1 nucleotide sequence CAAGTGGGAATCCTGAATTGCGAAGTGAGAAATAACGGCATTCCGCATCCACAGTCCGGGACACACCCATTCCCACTTCCAGATTCACACTTCCAAATTCCCACTTCCCACTTATCCCCTTGGATGGTGTTCCCCGTGCAGTTCCTTGAGCCGGGCCCGGGCCACGTGGGTATAGATCTGCGTGGTGGAGAGATCGCTGTGGCCCAGCAGCATCTGGACCACACGCAGGTCCGCGCCGTGGTTGAGCAGATGGGTGGCGAAGGCATGGCGCAGGGTGTGGGGCGAGAGATGCTTGCGGATGCCCGCCCGGGCGGCGTAACGGCGGATCAGGTGCCAGAAGGCCTGGCGGGTCATGCCGCCGCCGCGTCTGGTCACGAACAGGTCATCGCAGGCGCCCCGGCCCTTGAGCAGCACGGGACGTGACTGCTCCAGATAACGGGCCACCCAGGCGGATGCCTCCTCCCCCAGGGGCACGAGGCGCTCCTTGCCGCCCTTGCCCACCGTACGCACCACCCCGTGGCGAAGATTCACCTGGTCCACCCTGAGCCCCACAAGTTCCGACACCCGCAGCCCGGTGGCATAGATCAGCTCCAGCATGGCGCGGTCCCTGAGCCCCAGATCCGTATCGACATCCGGCGCGGCCAGCAGAGCCTCCACGTCCGCCTCGCTCAG carries:
- the xerD gene encoding site-specific tyrosine recombinase XerD produces the protein MSDTPSESDSVSLSTRAIDAFLDSIWAEHGLSEHTLSAYRADLTALARWLAGAGKAVERADRADLLAYLSHRVAAGARPRSTARLLSSLRRFYRHLVRDGRRKDDPTARIDSPRPGRPLPDTLSEADVEALLAAPDVDTDLGLRDRAMLELIYATGLRVSELVGLRVDQVNLRHGVVRTVGKGGKERLVPLGEEASAWVARYLEQSRPVLLKGRGACDDLFVTRRGGGMTRQAFWHLIRRYAARAGIRKHLSPHTLRHAFATHLLNHGADLRVVQMLLGHSDLSTTQIYTHVARARLKELHGEHHPRG